A region of the Anolis carolinensis isolate JA03-04 chromosome 1, rAnoCar3.1.pri, whole genome shotgun sequence genome:
TATAGCTACCCAGGCTCAAATATGTGGTCATCTTATAATGAATGCTATTTGGAGGCCATTGCGATCAACCTCTTGGGTTATCAAGCTTGTTATGAATCACACAATGCTGTTTGGtcgtttatatatctatatatcactCCCTAgggtttggttgttttttttaaaggtatatTCCCAGAGTGGCTcaggagattaaaaacaataacataaatgcAATCAAACTCAGTATGAGATTTTGCTGAAAGCCACAGTAACACAAAAGTCATAACATCCAACCAAATAAATATAGTTCTAGCTgagttaatgaagtagatgtgtttctggaaattacttctttaacagaaagtttgataccagaggcagaaataacatggagtgATTACAGGTAGGATCCTACACCACCACCAAAaagcaggaaggaagaaaggaaaaggaaaagaaagggacaACATGTTtaagtaaaaaaataaagtagaggaaaacattttaaaacttctaGAGACTTCTTGAAAAGTTATTCAGAATATACCAGGAGGTTTATCTTTCTTTCACCAGGTtttacttttcttatgatttccctTCGGTTAGACAAGTTTATAGATATATGCTTTTCTAATAAGCTGATGAACCTATCTGCTTTCCTCTTTTCTCGCCGTTTTGCTGTTCTCATCTGTTCAGTAAGGAATATTGGAGGCGGTTACTATTTAGCTTGCCTGTTGCAGGCAAGCACAGACAACAACAGTAGGAATTCCTGGAAAAgtatcccattctttcccagcaaAAGCTTCTTTATGCAATTTTCTactgcacacatatacacacactactGCAAGTTGACACTGAAACTGTGCTTTTCCATCTGTCCTTCACCATTCTCCCAATGTCAATGCTGAAAAAAGAATATCTCACAACCTACCCAGATAGACAAAGGACTAGGAGGAAAaggtaggagcctccgatggcctaggggataaaagccttgtgacttggaggttgggttgctgacctgaaggctgccaggttcgaatcccacccagggagagcgcggatgagctccctctatcagctccagctccatgcggggacatgagagaaacctcccacaaggatggtaaacatcaaaaaacatccgggggtcccctgggcaacgtccttgcagatggccaattctctcactccagaagcaactctggttgctcctgacacgaaaaaaaaggaggaaaaggtgaGACAATCTGGGCAGACATAAAAAGACATTGGCAGGAATGCAGGACTGGATTCATGGATGTGTAAtctggagtccctggtggtgcagtgggttaaaccactgagctgctgaacttgctaactgaaaggtcagtggttcgaatccagggaatggggtgaactcctgctgttagccccagcttctgccaacctagtagttcaaaaacatgcaaatgtgagtagattaataggtacctctctggtaggaaggtaacaatgttccatgcagtcatgctggccacatgaccttctaagtatctatggacaacgctggctctttggcttagaaatggagaggacaccaacccacagagtcagacatgactagacttaatgtcaggggaaaaccttgacctttatgTTATGTCAATGGAGCATCAGTAAAGAATCCctttctctctatgtgtgtgtatttattgatttttttgtatgtttttaatttgtaatgGTTTAAATAACATATAAGCCTTCTTGAATCCCAGTAATGAATCCCTGAATAAAAAAATACCAAGGAAGACCTTGGAGAAGGACACTGTTTGGAGCTAGTGGGTTTTATTTGCCTTCCGTCCCAACCAATCTAAGACCTTGGAAAGTGTGAAGACACTAACACAGGAGACCAACAATTATTTATTCTTTCGTTAGTGCATCACCAAAGATGTCATATTAcaggaagtacagtgttccctcacttattgctggggttaggtttcaggaccacccgcaataagtgaaaatctaagaagtagggacattatatttgttttaatatttatacattattttagtagttatacactattttaagactttatcaaccaatcgtgtgttgataaatcgcctccttctcctcccgttgccgcttgggctccttttctctccctttggcttctccttcctcccttccttaggctgtaaattgtaattttttaatgatttataatagtcttttagagtttattgaaaaaccatgaaacagcgaatgcgtgaaaagtagtgagggaacactgtaatctccAAATCTTTAGCAACATTCTTGTGTCTGAATTTGAAAAAAGTTCCCAGCAGAATTATGTGGTTAacaatttacatttatttaaaaactacAGATAATGTTTTTCTCTGTTTAGACCCCATTTTCTCAAGTGTGTGAGCTTATGGTCCTTGAGGGAAACAGAGGGAAATATTACGTTAGCTATGCATTGAATGGCCTGATAACAAATCCACTTACAGTTTCCAGTGAACATTTTCTAAGACACATAGGCAAAGGAGCATCAGGCATTATGGCTTGCATTGCGTAGCAGTAATTGTAAAACAGAACTGGGGGAAAGTTCTAATTGTTACagggacagggttgttgtatgtatggctgtatggccatgttccagaagtattctctcctgacgtttcgcccacatttatggcaggcattctcagaggctgtgaggtatggagaaactaagcaaggaaggtttatatatatctgtggaaagtccagggtgagagaagaactcttgtcagttggaggccagtgagaatgttgtagttaatcacctgaattagcactgaatagcttcacatcctggcttcttcctgccgggagcatcctttgttcagagtcgttagctgcccctggttgattcatgtctggaactcctctgttttcagagtgttgcttcttatttactgttctgatttctaagttttttaatactggtagccagattttgtccattttcatggtttcctcctttcttttgaagttgtccacatgcttgtgaatttcaatggcttctctgtgtagtctgacatgataattgttggagtggtcaagcatttctgtgttctcaaataatatactgtgtctaggTTACAGTGACATTTTGTTACCCATTGACGTCTGTGTTTAAATTCCATGTGAATGGCTTGAGTCTGCTTTGCATGCATCCCATGCTCAACCCTTAGGCAAAAACTTTCATTAGCCTTTCAACCCATTTCCCTGAATTAAATTTTGTGAATTGAAAGGGGAGGGTAGAAAGGAAtagtaaaaacaatttaaatcttCCACCATATAATCACGTTGAAAGTTTTAAGGAAGTAACTGTGGGGTATTAGCTCCATTCAGAGAGCTGGCTCTGAACATGGACACTTGGGTTCAACTTTAATACTCATTTAAACAAGGCATGTAATTGGGTATACTTAAAAATTGTGTATCCTAAACGTAGAGACCACTTAGCTTTTCCCCTTTAACCACCAAACAATCTGTATGTGTAGGTATCTCCTTCTGTCTTTTTTGCATCATAGGAAATAAAGAAGTGACTGTTAACTAATTAGTCAAGGAAATTATTCTCTGTATGTATTGGTTCTCATTAAATGATTGAAGGGTTTTGAGGAGCGCCCCCCTGATAATTATCACTCTTGAGCTCTAATTCCCCTTGGGCACCTGGCACTTTCTGGGAGCAAATACCAAGACACTGTAATTGTTAAACTCTTCCAACATTCATCATTTGATTAATGATACATCTCTCTTCTTGGTTGGCCTCACAAGTACAGCTATGCAAGTGCCACTTCTTATTTCAGCTGAGGAGGTCAGAACAGTGATATCTCTTTTGTTTTCGGGGGCAGGAAAAGTCACGGATGCTTGAATAAAGTTAGCTAGAGGACTGTGTTATGCTTTTATATGCCTTGGCCCCAAGCTCACTAAAGTCAGCCCGCCACATATCTGGATTCAACtgtccacaacttgaaaatagtttttaatgtctcaaaagcaaagcttgattttgacattttatacaagggataccattttagtacagcattgtatataatgagagttgaacatccacagattttggtattcatggggcttcctggaatcaaatcccagCGGATACCAAGACTTTACTATTCACTGTAACACGTGATAGCCTAAATGGAGCAGAGTGTTGAAAACTGGTTTTTTTTCGTgtaaggagtgacttgagaaactgcatgttggtgtgagagaattggccgtctgcaaagacgttgctcaAGGGatgccctgattttttttttgttatttttaccatccttgtgggaggtttctctcattggggccgggctgtggtgcaggccggttagcaaccagctgcaataaatcactctgaccaagaggtcatgagttcgaggccagcccgtgttggggtgagcacccgacaattaaaaataaaatatagcccctgctcgttgctgacctaagcaacccgaaagatagctgcatctatcaagtaggaaatttaggtaccacttatatgtggggaggttaatttacaacaccatttaAAAAATCACCCATATACCACAATACATGTTAACATACATTTAACATATAATCTTATCTTTTTATCATGCAACACATAAACCATAAATACAAACCTCCAATGTTGCATATACACATAGCATATTCATATCTTATCATCTTTTCTGCTGTTAAGATTCACAACCttaaatcaaaagacattttaaaatacattttccataaatcatatttcTAACAGTTTAATTTTTATTCTGGGTTATCCCCcaagtctttatttatacactggacCAAAACATCTTCCAGACACTTTGTCCAACTCATAGCAATCTTCCTCTCCAGTCCAGTTGGTACAGTTCTTCGATGTCTCACTCTGCGGAGCATTCCAGAGGTTAACGTGTTGTTGGGGACAACCACACTCATCCTTCCCAGCAACACAATGAACTCTCTCTGTCCCAAAATGTCTTTTGCgaaacttccaagagtcattCAAGAAGTCTTGCGAAACATAGTCCAAGCACTTTTGTGGAACATCGAAAGTAAACTGATGATAGTTGAAACTGTCAATCTCTGCCGCATTGAAGTCCTCAGAACTCTCTCCGTTGAAAAACAACTTCTGCTGGTTTCTTGGTTCCCTGCGTTTGGCGATGATCCACAGGCTCAAGATGTCCATCTTCTTTGGTGTGTTAGTTGGTCCCTTGGGCTCTCCTGCGCACAGCAACTCAAACTGACCAAATCTGGTGTTTTCCTGAGGTAAATTTTCCTCTGGCCACACCTGCTGACCATGCTCTGTACTTGTAATGACTACAGAGGTAACCACTGAGCAAATAGAGtcagtcatttcccaaaattccttCAGAACTTCATCTTCCTTCTCATCTTTACTGGGAACCACATTGTTTTTTCTGTTAGCACCAAGCAACTTCATGTTACCATCTTTCTCTGGCAAATCTTTTGTAAAGGCACAGTCACTTTTTAAACTATTATTCTTTATAACAGTATTAATTTCTCCACGGTGTTCaaacaaatcattttcattaatGACTGGCACTTCTAAATCCCCAATTACTTCAGCTTGCTCCACTCCTGTGTCACTATGGCACTGAATAGGGACCTCAGCCACTGGTGACACATTTACCTCAGCCACGTAATGAATCTCAAGCTGTGACTGAGATAATTTCTTTTGGAGATTTACGATTCCTCCATATTCAGCAGAATCTTCTACTGGTTTAAATTGAGATCTTACAAGATTAACAGAGTCGTTATTTTGAGATGGCTTCGACTCTGAAGGATAAATTTCTACTCTACAGTATTTGAAATATTCTCCGTACTCCACAACCTTTCTCTCAATTGGTCTCTGTCTTTCTATACAGCCATACCAATTGACTAACTTATTCCAGGCTTCAATAGGAATCACCTCATAGTCCACTCCTTCAATGGAATATCTCTTTAAAGCCTGGGTTTCTGAATCTGCAACAAGTTTTGAGTTGTCAATGGGTCCTGGGTAGTAATCATGCTTTCCTGCATAATACAGGTCCCAGCTTTCAAAACCCACATATCTCTGCCACTTTTTGAACCACTTATAATCAATCAGGCACCAAGAATCCCCTGGGCACAATGGCATCTTCAAAAGTGGTGCGAGCTCAATCCGCTGCATCTCCACATCCTCCCTAGTGTATTTAGAAAACCTCTTCAAGGCTAAATCACTAGGAGTTCCTGGTTGTGTTACCAcagaaggctgagacagtgtcagCTTCTGTCTTTCCCATTCAATCTCCATCTTTCTCATCTCTATCTCTTTTTCCAATTTCATCTTTTCCATCTGTACCTGTCTCTCTTTATCCTGTGCTTCTGCCTGTCTCTGTTTCTCTTTATCCTGTGCTTCTGCCtgtctctgtttctctttttcctgTGCTTCTAATTCTAATTTCCTCAACTCTAATTGATATCTCATCATtgcttctgacatggtggtctgTTGTTCAGAATCTGAACTCTCTTCCCCTTGGTACACCTCTACCTCTCCTGctcctcttttctgctttccGGTGGCCATTCTTTATAACTTTTACCTCAGAAATTTTAATGAGCGATCTCAGGCACCAAATTAGGGATGTTATACGTATCCCACCGCTTGCCGCCAATTTATGTCaagacttgatgtggcagaggatggaatcccctttgaatcccaccgctgccaccaatttatgtaggGAGCTGAGGTGGCGGAGAATGGGGTCCCTTTTAGAatcccctcagctttgccaccaatattgtacagaggtgaggtgtctgacaggaatgtgaggccgggatggaacccttttgatcccacacacgcacacacacagataccaccacttaataaagatgttttataagagatgatgctaattaattatttctttgattatcttcttcttcgctgccaccaatggagacgtcaggcagatggtactggttcctttaagctttttctatttgttccacttcagatgttgatgttacttaacttaatatgagagtatgacagaggcttgatttgaataaaatcaaaacaagtttattgcaggtacagagcttgatggtttcagataacttggtaaaggcacttcgcttaatggttacaacggttatgaggtggttaaactttcaaaatacttctttctttaagttacactaaaccctgatcctactggatcccctgggattaatttctctaatccacagactctacaactgaccctagacaaatcacctaacttgcctagtctggtctaacctaaatctgactcaaatctttctatttaagccagtctgattctccacacaagaatcagatccaccactgtgactggaaaatcacagactcctaaaataaatcctttcatTTTAGGCCTGAcccaaattcttctgagtcacactgattctctacctgagaatcagttccttcactgtggatggaaatcacagactgctgggttttaaaacattccccttttcctttccaagaggcggttggctccgcccctgttgctatggtaacctgttctagcattctaagatggctaccttcccccatacatatggtcaactgaaatactcaccattttaaacttagccaaacctggctgttcaaacaaatcaaatacacatatcatctatatacaaaatataattatacacttctttacaggcggaatataaatactgtaaataaatatacaaataaatgtccccgcatggaactggagctgatagagggagctcatctccaCTCTTCCAAGGGttgaattcaaactggcaaccttcaggtcggcagtcctgccagcacaaaggtttaacccactgtgctaccgggGGTGAGAACTGGCTGAAAAATCAGAGGAGGACTCTGAAGCTGCATATACTTTTTAACTGGATGTAAATCAtagaacggcgctccatgcagtcatgccggccacatgaccttggaagtgtctacggacaatgccggctcttcggcttagaaatggagatgagcactaacccccagagtcagacatgactggacttaacgtcagggaaaacctttacctttaaatgatACAAACAAAGGGCAGTTCTCCACAGTCACTAAATCCAAGTTAGAAAGTGGATTAAAAGGAACCAGTTCCACTGCAGAGCGCCTACACAAACACCCAAGGAACTGATTCAAGGCTGGGATGGTGACCATAGTATCTGCTAAATGGAAGAAATAACGGAAATTGAGAACAAATTAAAAAAGAACCCTAAGAATAATAAACTTCTTCAAGAATTAATAATAAGACAAAAAAATAGAGAACATTTAGAATTagaacagagagcaaaacaactaaagtaTATAAAACAGGATTTCTTTGAAAACGCAAATAAGCCGGGCCGGTGGCTCTCAAGGAAACTGAGGAAAAAAAAGGGAATCAACatatataaatagaataaaaattggaGAGAAGTATTATTTTACAGAGAAAGAAATTGCAAATCAATTCTTTaaattctatagaaaattatacGAGAAGGATAAGATCCCAGAAGAAAACATTACAAGTTACTTGGGGAAGTTAAAACTGGAAAGAATAACAACCGACGAAAGGGAAgtattaaataaagaaatctcaagaaaagaaataaaaggtgCGATTAAAAAATTAGATGGATCCAAAGCCCCAGGAC
Encoded here:
- the LOC107982342 gene encoding uncharacterized protein LOC107982342, with the protein product MQRIELAPLLKMPLCPGDSWCLIDYKWFKKWQRYVGFESWDLYYAGKHDYYPGPIDNSKLVADSETQALKRYSIEGVDYEVIPIEAWNKLVNWYGCIERQRPIERKVVEYGEYFKYCRVEIYPSESKPSQNNDSVNLVRSQFKPVEDSAEYGGIVNLQKKLSQSQLEIHYVAEVNVSPVAEVPIQCHSDTGVEQAEVIGDLEVPVINENDLFEHRGEINTVIKNNSLKSDCAFTKDLPEKDGNMKLLGANRKNNVVPSKDEKEDEVLKEFWEMTDSICSVVTSVVITSTEHGQQVWPEENLPQENTRFGQFELLCAGEPKGPTNTPKKMDILSLWIIAKRREPRNQQKLFFNGESSEDFNAAEIDSFNYHQFTFDVPQKCLDYVSQDFLNDSWKFRKRHFGTERVHCVAGKDECGCPQQHVNLWNAPQSETSKNCTNWTGEEDCYELDKVSGRCFGPVYK